The Oncorhynchus clarkii lewisi isolate Uvic-CL-2024 unplaced genomic scaffold, UVic_Ocla_1.0 unplaced_contig_13259_pilon_pilon, whole genome shotgun sequence genome includes a region encoding these proteins:
- the LOC139400982 gene encoding ladderlectin-like, giving the protein MATLTLLLLLSAAFTLGDRMTLNIANDLVRFAADQRNPCPRGWFQFNSRCFMFVKTARTWPNAERHCQLLGEKLKPVYNTVKYLGANLASVHSYEEFQFLQAVVLIATGSFPLTWIGGFDAVQAKVEKDRLWFWSDGSKFDHESWAEGEPNNHNGAREPCIQINFGDENGWNDESCGKSYPSVCSIRTCLILQTVN; this is encoded by the exons ATGGCGACGTTGACCCTTCTACTGCTTCTCAGCGCTGCCTTTACACTGGGTGACAGAATGACTTTGAACATAGCAA ATGATTTGGTGAGATTTGCAGCAGACCAAAGAAACCCATGCCCCAGAGGCTGGTTCCAATTTAATTCACGCTGCTTCATGTTTGTCAAAACTGCAAGGACATGGCCCAATGCAGAG CGCCACTGTCAGTTACTTGGAGAAAAACTGAAGCCTGTGTACAACACTGTAAAGTACCTTGGCGCAAACCTGGCATCTGTGCACAGCTATGAAGAGTTCCAATTTCTACAGGCGGTGGTGTTGATCGCGACTGGCAGTTTCCCTCTTACCTGGATTGGTGGATTTGATGCTGTTCAAGCAAAGGTGGAAAAG GACAGGCTATGGTTCTGGAGTGACGGCTCCAAATTTGATCACGAGAGCTGGGCTGAAGGGGAGCCGAATAACCACAATGGTGCCAGAGAGCCATGTATTCAGATCAACTTTGGAG ATGAAAACGGCTGGAACGATGAATCATGTGGAAAGAGCTATCCCTCCGTGTGCTCCATAAGAACCTGTTTAATCCTTCAAACTGTCAATTGA